A DNA window from Callospermophilus lateralis isolate mCalLat2 chromosome X, mCalLat2.hap1, whole genome shotgun sequence contains the following coding sequences:
- the Pwwp3b gene encoding PWWP domain-containing DNA repair factor 3B, whose protein sequence is MEVEYVLCNWKDQLWPAKVLSRSETSSDSKRQKTISLEVQILSLDEKIEVDITETKILEKSQVEAIASSLVLQSEDSASPQEETAYRRSLKVALDILNERKKMSQASISHEEETIVISDNEPQKLSDSPPRKKYRRHEEDLQESLEENKDPTSLIISSESGNSLLDDKPQVNTTIDTRSEMETKSSQNPICQTFPSISEDDDEKEKKKIDTSAILSVSSTVKEEDAHVKDEKFVPSLSSDIVTMPKALKEEEKDKCSETPAVSSECSTFSENIEDPGEGPSNPNPCTDATQDQPSVESEIGAATSSASCSGECQASVSASNPVLDYSLLVNNERSFQRLDLEELEEDIQASDKSPNLNPVSASALDDNEEDEELPRFILNYEPRSFETGMIVWFKYQKYPFWPAVVKSIRRKERKASVLFVEANINPEKKGIRVPFRRLKKFDCKEKQALVDKAREEYSESIDWCISLICDYRVRIGCGSFTGSFLEYYAADISYPIRKAIKQDTFRNRFPKLQSDDTVEQMVVTSQTKKMAFQKILPDRMKAARDRANKNLVDFIVNAKGTENHLLAILKGTKASRWLKSFLNANRFTPCIETYFEDDDQLDEVVKYLQEIYKQIDESMLTRIKHDKIKFILEVLLPEAIIFSISAVDGLDYEAAEAKYLKGPSLGYRERELFDAKIIFEKRRKPLTNEAH, encoded by the coding sequence ATGGAAGTTGAGTATGTCCTGTGCAATTGGAAAGACCAGTTATGGCCAGCGAAAGTTTTGTCCAGATCTGAAACTTCATCAGACAGTAAGAGACAAAAGACAATTTCCCTAGAAGTTCAAATACTCTCACTAGATGAGAAGATTGAAGTGGATATCACAGAAACAAAGATTCTTGAGAAATCTCAAGTTGAAGCCATTGCCTCCTCTCTTGTGCTACAGTCAGAGGACAGTGCctcacctcaagaggaaacagctTACAGAAGATCACTAAAAGTGGCACTGGATATCctgaatgagagaaaaaaaatgagtcaAGCAAGCATTTCTCATGAAGAAGAGACCATTGTGATATCTGACAATGAACCACAAAAGCTGTCTGATTCACCCCCTCGTAAAAAGTATCGGAGGCATGAAGAGGACTTACAGGAGTCTCTTGAGGAAAATAAAGACCCAACATCCCTGATAATATCCTCAGAGAGTGGTAATTCCCTGCTTGATGATAAACCACAGGTGAACACAACTATTGATACTCGGAGTGAAATGGAAACAAAGTCATCACAGAACCCCATCTGCCAGACTTTCCCTTCAATTTCAGAAGATGATgatgaaaaagagaagaaaaagattgACACATCAGCAATTTTATCTGTAAGTTCCACAGTCAAAGAAGAGGATGCACATGTTAAAGATGAAAAGTTTGTTCCATCTTTGTCATCAGATATTGTCACTATGCCCAAAGCtttgaaagaagaagaaaaagacaaatgctCAGAGACCCCTGCTGTTTCCTCTGAATGTTCTACATTCTCAGAGAATATTGAAGATCCTGGAGAAGGTCCTTCAAATCCAAATCCATGCACAGATGCCACCCAGGATCAACCTTCTGTGGAATCAGAGATAGGTGCTGCAACATCCTCTGCAAGTTGTTCAGGGGAATGCCAGGCTTCAGTTAGTGCCTCTAACCCTGTCCTGGATTATTCACTTCTTGTGAATAATGAAAGAAGTTTTCAGAGGCTGGATTTAGAGGAACTTGAGGAAGACATTCAAGCTTCTGACAAGTCACCGAATCTAAATCCTGTTAGTGCTTCTGCACTAGATGACAATGAGGAAGATGAAGAACTCCCACGCTTCATTTTAAATTATGAGCCACGTTCATTTGAAACAGGAATGATAGTCTGGTTTAAATATCAAAAATACCCATTTTGGCCAGCAGTAGTAAAAAGCATCAGGCGTAAAGAGAGGAAAGCAAGTGTGCTTTTTGTTGAGGCAAACATAAATCCTGAGAAGAAAGGCATTAgagtaccattcagaagactaaaAAAGTTTGATTGTAAGGAGAAACAAGCACTAGTGGATAAAGCCAGGGAGGAGTATAGTGAAAGTATCGACTGGTGCATTTCATTGATTTGTGACTACAGAGTTAGAATAGGTTGTGGCTCTTTTACAGGCTCTTTCCTTGAGTACTATGCTGCTGACATTAGTTATCCAATCAGGAAAGCAATCAAACAGGATACCTTCAGGAATCGATTTCCGAAGCTCCAGAGTGATGATACTGTGGAACAAATGGTTGTGACTTCCCAGACCAAGAAAATGGCCTTCCAGAAAATTCTCCCTGACCGGATGAAGGCTGCTCGGGACCGAGCCAACAAGAACCTGGTGGACTTTATTGTGAATGCAAAGGGAACAGAAAaccatcttttggccattttaaaaGGCACCAAAGCATCCAGATGGCTGAAATCATTTTTGAATGCAAATAGGTTCACACCCTGTATTGAAACATACTTTGAAGATGATGATCAGTTGGATGAAGTAGTGAAATATTTACAGGAAATCTACAAACAAATAGATGAAAGCATGCTGACTCGGATAAAACATGACAAAATTAAATTCATTCTGGAAGTTCTCCTGCCAGAAGcaattattttctcaatttctgCTGTTGATGGATTAGATTATGAAGCAGCTGAAGCAAAGTATCTAAAAGGGCCTTCTCTCGGCTATAGGGAAAGAGAATTATTTGATGCAAAAATCATATTTGAAAAGAGACGGAAACCATTAACAAATGAAGCTCATTAA